Below is a genomic region from Catenuloplanes atrovinosus.
GCCGGTGTCGGCGCTGCCCGGCTGGGTCCAGCCGCTGTCCTGGCTGCTGGCGCCGACCTGGGGTGTCTCGGCGTTGCGGGCCGCGGTGGCGGGTCACACCGCGGTGGACGACCTGCTGCGCTGCCTCGGTCTCGGCGTGGCGTACATCTTGATCGGCGCCGTCCAGTCCCATCGGTTGGTGCGGTCCGCCCGCCGGCACGCGACGTTGGCGCTGACATGATCGCCGCGCTTCGTGTGCTGCTGATCGGCGGCATGACCAGTTATCGGGCGCTGTTCAACTGGCTGACGCCGTGGATCCTGATCCCGACGTTCTTCGTGACCCCGCTCGTGCAGATCCTCCTGTTCGCCTACGTAGGGCGGGTCGCCAGGGTGGGTGACGACACCTACTACCTGATCGGCAACGCCGTCCAGTACGCGGCCATACCCTGCCTGTTCGCCATGGGCCGCACGATCAGCGGTGAACGCCGCCAGGGGACGCTGGGCATCCTGCTCGCCTCACCGGCGCCCAGGGTGCCGCTGTTCCTGGGCCGTGCCCTACCGGTCATCGTCAACGGCGCCGTGGTCTGCGCGGTGGCCCTCGGGCTCGGCGCGCTGTTGCTGGGTGTGCGGATACCACTGGACGGGTTGCCGCTGTTGGCCGTCGCGATCGTGGTGTGCGCGTTCTCCTGCACCGGCCTGGGTCTGCTCACCGCGGCGGTGGCACTGCGGGTGCGGGAGGCCTCGGTCTTGTCCAACCTGGTGTTCGGCGTCCTGCTCATCTTCGCGGGAGTGAACGTCCCGATCGCCTCGCTGCCGGGCTGGATGTCCGCCGTCTCCGGATGGTTGCCACTGACGCACGGCATCGACGCCGCTCGGCGGGCGGCGGCGGGCGCTTCCGCCGGCCCGGTGGGTGAGCTGCTGGTGCAAGAGGCGGCGTTGGGTGCCGGATACGCCCTCGCCGGGTTGGCGCTACTGGCCTGGCTGGAACGGGAGAGCCGGCGGATGGCCACGCTCGAGGTGATGTGATCTCCGGGTCAGCGGATCTCGGAGCCGCCGGTGAGGAGATCCGCGAACAACTGGAGGAGGGAGGTGCCGGGCTCGCGGCTGGGCAGTGTGCCGGGTGGCGCGGGAACGGTCACGCACCGCTCGGCCGTCACCGCGCCCCAGTCCTCGCCGTCCGTGGCCGCGCCGACCACGATCAGGGGGACGGACAGCCGCGCACCGTCGGCCGGACGGTATCCGCGCACGATACGGCTGTCCGCGATGATCGGTCCGACGAAGACGTCGTAGTACGCCGGCCGGCTCAGTACGGCGGCCGGCACGAGATTGGTGGCGAGCAGATACTCGATCGTCTCCGCCCGGCTCAGATCCTCGAAGTCGGGCTCGTTCACCGACGGCTGCCACGGAAAACCACTGATGGCCAAAAAAACGGGCTTCGGTGCGCCCCGCCGGTCCAATTCCCTGACCATTTCGAGGAGCGGCGGAACGCCGGCGCATTGACCGTATAGTGCGAATCTCCGATTATGGCCTAATGATTCGAGGAACTGTTCCACTATTTCGTCGACCACCGCCGGCAACGAGGGCAGATAGGCCTCGCGGCCGCGTGTCTCGCGGCCTGGCAGCCGGACGGCGGACACGTCGAACAGCTGCTCGGCCTGCTTGGACCAGCTACGGAACTCCGCTGCGCCGCTCCCGGCCTGTCCTAGACAGAGCAGTTGGGGGAGCTCGTCACGTGGCCCGGTGAGGTGCACGATGGTCTCGGACATGCTCTCCGATCGCAGGTTGGAGATCCCTTGCCGTCCATCAGTTTGTATCACCCGTCCGATGCTTCCGTCCACTGTGCCTCCGGGGTTTCCAATTCGTCGAGTGGAGGCTAGAGTGTCGATGGAGTCATCGAAGTCTCTCGTTGCGTGTCGGCCCCTTCTTATTCGGTCGCCAACCCTCCGCGCCATGGGCGCTATCTGACTTATCCGAACTGTGACCGGAGGAGCTTCCGCGCCATGGGTAACGTTCCCGGAAAGCCGGATGTATCCCGGGTGTACGCCCGGTTCGTTCAGGCCGCCGAGGCGGGCCCGGACAGGCCCGCGGTGATCGAGGCGTCGGGTGCCACGACTACTTATGGTGAGCTCGCCGCGGCGGCACGGCAGGTCGGAGCGAGCCTGGCCGCGGCGGGTTTCCGGCCGGGTGACCGCGCGGCCGTCGTCTGGACCGTGGGGCTGCCGACGGTGGCGGCGATACTCGGCGTCCTCGACGCGGGCGGCACCTACGTCCCGATCGACCCCGACGCTCCGGACGGCCGATGGGACTTCCTGCTCGCCGATGCCGCTCCGGTCGCGGTGCTCACCTCCGCTCCGGCGCACTCGGCCAGGATTCGCGCGATCCGCCCGCACGCGAAATCCGTGTCCACGGTCCGCGATCTGGAGCTGTTCACCACCGACGCCGCTCCGGCCGACGGTGACGTCGACGGCTGCTACCTGATCTACACCTCGGGGTCGACCGGAGTGCCGAAGGGGGTGGTCATCACCCACCACAACCTGCAGGCGACGCTCGACGCCGGATGCGCGGTCATCAACGCCGGTGTGAACGACCGCTGGTCGGTCTTCCACTCCTTCTCCTTCGACTTCTCGGTCTGGGAACTGTTCGGCCCGCTGGTCACGGGCGGCGCCGCGGTGCTCGTCCCGCCGTCGGCTCGGCGTGACCCCGCCCTGTTCAAGGAGCTACTGGATCGGACCGCGGTCACCGTCCTCAGCCAGACGCCCGGTGCCTTCCGTGGTCTGGTCGGTCACTACGCCGACGCCACGGCCGGCTCGCTGCGGGTCGTCGTCTTCGGCGGTGAGCGTCTCGACCCGGCCGTTCTCGCGCCCTGGTTCGCTCGGCACGGCGACGAGACCCCGGAACTGATCAACATGTACGGCATCACCGAATGCACGATCCACGTGACGTACCGCCGGATCCGGGTGGGGGATGCGGCGCGCCCGGTGAGTCCGATCGGGCGTCCGTTCCCGCACCTGACCGTCCACCTGCTCGACCCGGACGGCACGGCGATCACCGCACCCGGCGTGGTCGGTGAACTGTACGTGTCCGGGGCCGGCGTCGCGTCCGGCTACCTCAACCGAGCGCCGGAGACGGCCGCGGCCTTCGTCCCGGACACGTTCCCGGGCGGCGCTCGGCGGATGTACCGCACCGGGGACCTGGCCAGGTGGGACGAGCGCGGCGAGTTGCTCTACGAGGGGCGGCGCGACCGCCAGCTCAAGATCCGCGGTCATCGCATCGAGCCGGGTGAGATCCAGGCCGCGCTGGCCACGCTCGGATACAGCGACACACTGGCGACGGTGGGCACGGACGAGGCCGGCCACGCCCGGCTCGTCGTGTACGTGGTCACCGAGGAGAGCGGCGTCGAACGTGCCATCCTCGGCCAGCTGCGGGACACGCTGCCGGGCTACCTGGTGCCGAGCCGCATCGTGTTGATCCGTGGCCTGCCGCTGACCCCGAACGGCAAGATCGACGAGGCTGCGTTGCCCGAGGCGTTCCCCGCGGCCGCTGCACCGGCCGAGGCGAGCCCGGCCGGCGACCCGCGGGAGGCCCTCCTGCGCGACGTGTGGACGGACGTCCTCGGCGTGGACGGCATCGAGGGCGACGACGACTTCTTCGACATCGGCGGTGACAGCCTGCTGGCGATCCGCGTCGTGGCGGCGGTGACGACCGGTGGATACCCGATGACCGTGGAGGATCTCTACCGGGGCCGGACGTTGACGGCGGTTGCCGCCGGCCTCGTCGCGGCCGATCCGGTCGCCGGCGCGGAGGCGGGCCCCGCCCCGGTGACCCGGCTACCGGCGACCCGGACCCAACAGGGCATCCTCTTCGAGGCCAGAGTGCATCGCGCTCGCGCGCTCTACCATGACTTCGCGAGCCTGCTGGTGGAGGCGCGGTGGGACGCGGCCCGGCTGCGCCGGGCCCTGCGCACGACCACAGCGCGGCAGCCCACGTTGCGTACGGCGTTCGAGTCCACCGCGACGGGCATGTACCAGACGGTGACGCCAGAGGTGGACGTCGAGTGCACCGTTGTCGACCTGCGGACGGACGATCCCCGAGGCGCCGACCCGCTGCGCCGGCTCTGGATGGACGCGGAGCGGCGGCGGGGTTTCGTCATGAGCCGGCCGCCGTTGTTCCGGGCACAGGCCGTCGTGCTCAGTGATGACGTCTTCCGGCTGACGCTCAGCTTTCACCATGCCGTCCTCGACGGATGGAGCGTCGGCCTGGTGGCCGGCGAGCTGGTGCGGGCGTATCTGGACGACACGGACCCCGCCTCGCACGCCCCCGCCTCACCGACCCTGATGAGCGTCTACGCCGAGGCCGAGGAAGCGGCCTGCCGATCGGACGTGACGATCGCATACTGGCGGGATTACCTGACGGGCCTGACACGCGCCGACTTCGCCCGCGTGCCCGACGTCGGCGCACCGGGCGAGGTCGTCATCATGCCGTTCGCCACCGGTGACCTCGCCGCGATTCGGGCAATCGCCCGGAGCAGCCGCACGTCGGTCAAGAACGTACTGCTGACCGTTCATCTGGTGGCCCTCGCCGCGGTCTGCTCCGTAGGGCCCGCGGTGAGTTCGGCCGTGGTCACCAGCGCCCGGCCCGCGATACCGGGCGCGGACACGGTCGCGGGCCTCTTCCTCACCACCCTGCCGGTTACGCTGCGCGTGGCGTCCGCGACGTGGCGGGACGCGTTGCGGGCGGTCGGCGACCGGGAGGTCGCGCACCTGCCGCATCGCCGGTTCCCCGCGGCCGAGATGGCGCGGCTGGCGCCGGACGCCGTACCCAACACGTTGTTCAACTTCACCGACTTCCACCACCTGAGCCCGCGGGACGGGCGGCGGCTGCCCGTCCTTGACTACGTGGAGACCGATCTGAACAACTTCGACCTGTCCGCCGACTACAGCGCCGTCGGGGCGACACTGCAGCTCACGGCGCGGGCGGATCTGTCCCGCGTGCCGGTGCGCACCTCCTCGGCATACGTGACGGCGGTCCGTTCCGCGCTGGACCGGCTGACCGCCGGCGGCGGCGATCTCGACAGCACCGTTCTGTGAGGAAGTGATCGTGAATCACAAGGAAATCGTGCACTCGACCGTCGCCCGTACCCTCGGCGTTCCGGCGGTGGACGGCAGCGCGAGCTTCTTCGATTTGGGCGGCGACTCGCTCAGCGCGCTGCGGGTCATCACCCTGCTCGAGCAGCAGCTCGGCCACACGCTCGACATCGTCGACCTGCTGACCGCTCCCACGCTGGACGACTACGCCGCCGACCTTCCCGCGGCGGCCGGCCATGCCTGACACCGTCTGGGAGGCGTTCCGCGCGCACGGCCGGAGCCGGCCCGACCGGTGCGCGGTCCGCACGGACGGCTCCATGATCTCCTACCGGGAGCTGGCACGGCGCGTCGAGTCGCTGATCGCCGGCCTGCCGGCCGTACCCGCCGGCGGAGCGGTCGGCGTGCTCACCGACGATCCCTTCGTCGCGCTGCAGGCGTTCCTCGCCGCCAGCGCGATCGGATGCGTCTTCGTCCCGCTGGGCACCGATCATCCGGAAGCGCGCCGGCAGCAGATCCTCGACGACGTGGACGCGCACGTCGTCCTCACCGGTGACCATGACGGCAAGGTCGTGGTACGCGACATCCGGTCCGCCGCGCGGCCCGCCGGTCGCTTCGACAACGTCGCCTACGTGTACTTCACGTCGGGCTCGACCGGGCGCCCGAAGGGAGTCATGATCTCCGTCGCCGCGCTGAGCGAGCGCCTCGCCGGCCTGGCGCGGTGGCCCGGGCTGAACGAGGACGACGCCATCCTCGCGCTGACCCATCCGACCTTCGACATCTTCATCGCGGAGACCCTGCTCCCGCTGACCGTGGGGGCCGGCATCGTGACCTCGAGGTGGCGATCGCGCTCGGACATCCGAGGGATCGCCGACGTGGTCGCACGTGCCCGGCCCACCGTCGTCCAGGCCACCCCGAGCTGGTGGCGGCTCGCGCTCGGAGCCGGCCTGCAACCGCGCGGGGAGCGGATCTGGTGCGGCGGGGAGGCGATGTCCCCGGCGCTCGCCCGGCGGCTGCTCGCCGGTTCGCCGCGGGTCTTCAACGTGTACGGCCCGACCGAGGCGACGATCTGGTGCTCCGCGGCGGAGATCACCGATCCGGACACCATCAGACTCGGCCGGCCCGTTCCCGGCGTACGGCTGGAGGTGGACGGCGAGGACGGCGAGGGTGAACTCGTCATCCACGGCTCGGGCCTGGCCGACGGGTACGTCGACCGGCCCGAGGAGACGGCACGGGCCTTCCGCACCGACGATACCGGCCGGGTCGTCGCATACCGCTCGGGCGACCGCGTGCTTCGCCTCGGCGACGGTTCACTGGAGTTCCGCGGCCGGCTCGACCGGCAGGTCAAGGTGCGCGGTAACCGCCTGGAACTCGGGGAGGTGGAGAGCTTCCTGGAAGGGCATCCGCAGGTGATCGAATGCGCCGTGGAGGTGGCGGCCGACGAGTCCGGGGAGTCGCTCTCGCTGGTCGCCTTCATCGTCGCGCGAGGGGAGGTCAGCGCCGTGGAACTGCGTCGGTGGCTACGGGAGCGGCTGCCGGACGGACACGTGCCCGCGCACATCCGGTTCACCGGTGCCATGCCGCGCACCACCGCGGGAAAGCTCGACCGGATCGCGCTGGGCGCTCAGGCGAACCAGTTCATCTCCTGACCATGGCCGAGCGTCCAGGCGAGCGGGCGGCCGTCCAGCGACAGGACGTTGTAGAGCGTGTCGCCCGGCGGCGGCGGGAGCTCGGGGAAGGGGACCACGTCCGGGGCCTCCACCGAGATCCAGTGACCGGGCAACTCGCCCACCATGGCCAGGAACCGGTTCCGCCGCTCGACCGGCACCTGGTAGAGCACCGAGGTGTGGAAGACGACCAGTGTCGCGTCCGACGGCGCCCGGGCGGCCAGGTCGCGCAGATCGTCCACCAGGTCGCCGCGGACCAGCAACGGCGGATCCGCGGCGACGATCGCGGCCGCGGATTTCAGCCGCTGCCGGCGATTGCGTTGTTCCGGCCAGATCAACGCGTCCAGCCAGGCGACGTCGGACTCGTCGGTCACGTCGAGCGGGTTCAGGTCGAGGCCGGCACGCCAGACGACCTCCGGCAGCCGATCGGGCGGGGCGGTGCCGGTGAGCGCGCAATCGAGCACCGGGTGACCGTCGCCGACCGGGTGGTCGCCGTAGCGGTACGCGTACCTGTCCGGGTACAGCCCGAGCCCGGCGGCCGCGCCGACCTCCAGCAGGGCCAGCGGCTGCGGCAGCGAGGCCAGCACCGGCAGCAGCAGCGCGCAGCGGCCGGCCTCGTTGGTCTGCGTGGCCCGGCTGCGCAACTCGGCCTCCACCGCCGGCCAGTGCGCGACCGTGAACGCGCGGAACGCCTCCGGATCGTCGACCGGCCCGCCGAGCAGCCGCACCACCGCCAGCAGCAGGTTCGGCTGCCGTTTCGGCGAGGGCACCCGCTCGAGCAGGGCGAGCAGCTCGGTGTCTCGCGAGATGGCGAGCGACAGTCGCTCGTACGTCGGCGATCCGGGGTGAGCTTCCCGGGTGGCGAAATCGGAATACAGGGCGGCAACCGGCACGAAGCGATGCTCTCATAGCCCGGCGCCGGTGCGAGGCAGGGGAAGGGGTGAACCGGTGACGCTGTGGCATCCCGGTGCGCGTGTCATCGACGCGGAGACCGG
It encodes:
- a CDS encoding DUF2332 domain-containing protein, whose product is MPVAALYSDFATREAHPGSPTYERLSLAISRDTELLALLERVPSPKRQPNLLLAVVRLLGGPVDDPEAFRAFTVAHWPAVEAELRSRATQTNEAGRCALLLPVLASLPQPLALLEVGAAAGLGLYPDRYAYRYGDHPVGDGHPVLDCALTGTAPPDRLPEVVWRAGLDLNPLDVTDESDVAWLDALIWPEQRNRRQRLKSAAAIVAADPPLLVRGDLVDDLRDLAARAPSDATLVVFHTSVLYQVPVERRNRFLAMVGELPGHWISVEAPDVVPFPELPPPPGDTLYNVLSLDGRPLAWTLGHGQEMNWFA
- a CDS encoding thioesterase II family protein — protein: MSETIVHLTGPRDELPQLLCLGQAGSGAAEFRSWSKQAEQLFDVSAVRLPGRETRGREAYLPSLPAVVDEIVEQFLESLGHNRRFALYGQCAGVPPLLEMVRELDRRGAPKPVFLAISGFPWQPSVNEPDFEDLSRAETIEYLLATNLVPAAVLSRPAYYDVFVGPIIADSRIVRGYRPADGARLSVPLIVVGAATDGEDWGAVTAERCVTVPAPPGTLPSREPGTSLLQLFADLLTGGSEIR
- a CDS encoding acyl carrier protein → MNHKEIVHSTVARTLGVPAVDGSASFFDLGGDSLSALRVITLLEQQLGHTLDIVDLLTAPTLDDYAADLPAAAGHA
- a CDS encoding amino acid adenylation domain-containing protein — its product is MGNVPGKPDVSRVYARFVQAAEAGPDRPAVIEASGATTTYGELAAAARQVGASLAAAGFRPGDRAAVVWTVGLPTVAAILGVLDAGGTYVPIDPDAPDGRWDFLLADAAPVAVLTSAPAHSARIRAIRPHAKSVSTVRDLELFTTDAAPADGDVDGCYLIYTSGSTGVPKGVVITHHNLQATLDAGCAVINAGVNDRWSVFHSFSFDFSVWELFGPLVTGGAAVLVPPSARRDPALFKELLDRTAVTVLSQTPGAFRGLVGHYADATAGSLRVVVFGGERLDPAVLAPWFARHGDETPELINMYGITECTIHVTYRRIRVGDAARPVSPIGRPFPHLTVHLLDPDGTAITAPGVVGELYVSGAGVASGYLNRAPETAAAFVPDTFPGGARRMYRTGDLARWDERGELLYEGRRDRQLKIRGHRIEPGEIQAALATLGYSDTLATVGTDEAGHARLVVYVVTEESGVERAILGQLRDTLPGYLVPSRIVLIRGLPLTPNGKIDEAALPEAFPAAAAPAEASPAGDPREALLRDVWTDVLGVDGIEGDDDFFDIGGDSLLAIRVVAAVTTGGYPMTVEDLYRGRTLTAVAAGLVAADPVAGAEAGPAPVTRLPATRTQQGILFEARVHRARALYHDFASLLVEARWDAARLRRALRTTTARQPTLRTAFESTATGMYQTVTPEVDVECTVVDLRTDDPRGADPLRRLWMDAERRRGFVMSRPPLFRAQAVVLSDDVFRLTLSFHHAVLDGWSVGLVAGELVRAYLDDTDPASHAPASPTLMSVYAEAEEAACRSDVTIAYWRDYLTGLTRADFARVPDVGAPGEVVIMPFATGDLAAIRAIARSSRTSVKNVLLTVHLVALAAVCSVGPAVSSAVVTSARPAIPGADTVAGLFLTTLPVTLRVASATWRDALRAVGDREVAHLPHRRFPAAEMARLAPDAVPNTLFNFTDFHHLSPRDGRRLPVLDYVETDLNNFDLSADYSAVGATLQLTARADLSRVPVRTSSAYVTAVRSALDRLTAGGGDLDSTVL
- a CDS encoding amino acid adenylation domain-containing protein, which translates into the protein MPDTVWEAFRAHGRSRPDRCAVRTDGSMISYRELARRVESLIAGLPAVPAGGAVGVLTDDPFVALQAFLAASAIGCVFVPLGTDHPEARRQQILDDVDAHVVLTGDHDGKVVVRDIRSAARPAGRFDNVAYVYFTSGSTGRPKGVMISVAALSERLAGLARWPGLNEDDAILALTHPTFDIFIAETLLPLTVGAGIVTSRWRSRSDIRGIADVVARARPTVVQATPSWWRLALGAGLQPRGERIWCGGEAMSPALARRLLAGSPRVFNVYGPTEATIWCSAAEITDPDTIRLGRPVPGVRLEVDGEDGEGELVIHGSGLADGYVDRPEETARAFRTDDTGRVVAYRSGDRVLRLGDGSLEFRGRLDRQVKVRGNRLELGEVESFLEGHPQVIECAVEVAADESGESLSLVAFIVARGEVSAVELRRWLRERLPDGHVPAHIRFTGAMPRTTAGKLDRIALGAQANQFIS
- a CDS encoding ABC transporter permease encodes the protein MIAALRVLLIGGMTSYRALFNWLTPWILIPTFFVTPLVQILLFAYVGRVARVGDDTYYLIGNAVQYAAIPCLFAMGRTISGERRQGTLGILLASPAPRVPLFLGRALPVIVNGAVVCAVALGLGALLLGVRIPLDGLPLLAVAIVVCAFSCTGLGLLTAAVALRVREASVLSNLVFGVLLIFAGVNVPIASLPGWMSAVSGWLPLTHGIDAARRAAAGASAGPVGELLVQEAALGAGYALAGLALLAWLERESRRMATLEVM